In Streptomyces sp. NBC_00344, the genomic window GCTCCGTTCCGGAGTGGAGCAGCGCGATGGCCGTGGTCATGAGCGTGGTGCATCAGGGCGTCCTGCGGCATGCGGTCGCGGAAGTGCCACACTTCGCCGCCGAGGCCGGGGAATGGTCGGCGGTGCCGCCTGTGATGTCTCACCGTGGTCGTGGCCGGATGCCAACGCGTGTGCGGGGCCCGTTGTCACCGGGACCGCGACCTGAACGGACGCCGCACAAGACCGGCGGCCGGATCCGCCCGGTGGCCCGGTGGAACGGCCCCGGCCTCCTCCCACCGCCAAGGAGACCGGGGCACGTCGTCAACCGCCGGACGGGGCCAGCCACTCGTCGATCCGCCCCGGGTAGTCCGTGGTCACGGCGTCCGCTCCGATTTCGACCCAGTGGAGCAGGTGGGCGCGATCCCCGGTGGGCCAGGCGTCCACCTGGATGCCGGTCTCGTGACAGCGGTCCACGAGGTCCCGGGTGAGCTCGGGCTTCAGCTCCGGGCACACCCAGGTGGCCTTGAGGTCGAGCGCGTCCTTGATCATGTCGGCGCCGGGGTGGTGGGTGATCAGGCCACGCGGTACGTGCGGCAGCCAACGGGCGGCCTCTTCGACCGCGGTCTTGCTGAAGGAGGTCAGCACTACCGACCCGGGCAGCGGGGTACGGCGCTCCCGCTCGGCGAGGGCCTGCACCGACTCCAGGGCCTTGATCTCGATCTGGACGACGTCCCCGCAGACTTCCATGGCCTCGTCGAAGGTGGGTATGCGCTCTCCCTCTCCTGCGTCGAGTGCCTGGAGATCGGCCAGGGTGAAGTCGGCGACGAGGCCGGTGCCGTCCGTCGTGCGGTCCACGGCCTTGTCGTGGATGACGACGAGGTGGCCGTCAGCGGTGAGGCGGATGTCGAGTTCGATGCCGTCGGCGCCCAGAGCGAGGGCCCGCCGGAAGGACCGCAGGGTGTTCTCCGGCTCTTCGGCCCGGGCTCCACGGTGTGCGTACACCACGGGACGCCTCACGGGGTGGTTCACAAGTGCTCCTTAATCATCGGGCCGTAGCGGTCGACACCCTTGCGCAGCTGGTCGGCGACCTCCGAGAAGGCCTGCTGTGCAGGGGTGTTCGCCGACCATATGCGCTGCAGGGCGGTATAGATACGCACGTTCGCGTTCGGGATCATCATGCGCACCTGGTCGCAGGGGCGGGTGAGATCGAGCTGCCTGACGGCCGTGGTGAAGGTCGGGTCGTTCTTCATCAGCGTGACAAGAGCAGGCTCCTTGACCGCCGCCGGCACCACGGGCATGTAGCCGGTCTCGACGGCCCACTGCGCGGCGTTCTCCGGGCGGGCCAGGAAGCGCACGAACTGGGCCGCAGCCTCCTTGCGTTCCCGCGGCACGCGCTTGAAGATGCCCAGGCCGCCACCGCCCGTGTCGACGGCGAACTTCTCCTTCTTCGGCAGGAAACCGGTGCCCAGCTCCCAGCCGTTCGCTTTCGCCATCTCGTTGATCTTCTTCAGGGCGCCGGTGGAGGTGACGAGCGTGGCGATCAGCTGGTTGCCCATGTCGGCCGTGGGCTCGGTCGCCATGTAAGCGATCTTGTCCTTGAAGATCAGCTTGCGCTGCCATTCCCCTGCCGCCACGGCGCCGCCCTCGTCGATGGTGACGTCCAGGCCCTTGGAGTACGCTCCGCCCCACTGCCAGGCACTGCACTGGAACTGCCAGTCCCCGTCGACTGCCTGGTAACTCTCCAGGGCTACCCGCTTGCCGCCCACGCTCTGCCGGGTGATGTGGCGCGACCAGTCGTAGAGCTCGTCGTA contains:
- a CDS encoding glycerophosphodiester phosphodiesterase is translated as MNHPVRRPVVYAHRGARAEEPENTLRSFRRALALGADGIELDIRLTADGHLVVIHDKAVDRTTDGTGLVADFTLADLQALDAGEGERIPTFDEAMEVCGDVVQIEIKALESVQALAERERRTPLPGSVVLTSFSKTAVEEAARWLPHVPRGLITHHPGADMIKDALDLKATWVCPELKPELTRDLVDRCHETGIQVDAWPTGDRAHLLHWVEIGADAVTTDYPGRIDEWLAPSGG
- a CDS encoding ABC transporter substrate-binding protein; amino-acid sequence: MTRTSLRELAGPVLDRRRMLGAGAGLGLAAALSACGQTTGTVTQPGGSVPDAFRGRTRVVLWSTFADPVGPALQKLVDAFNREQRDVYVEVQFQGTYDECAQKAVISLLGAQAPDLCVLSDVKWYKFYFGDALEPWDSYFAPGELERIYNPRLLSEGVRKGHTWWLPLARSTPLFYYNKTLFKRAGVPVRPPESYDELYDWSRHITRQSVGGKRVALESYQAVDGDWQFQCSAWQWGGAYSKGLDVTIDEGGAVAAGEWQRKLIFKDKIAYMATEPTADMGNQLIATLVTSTGALKKINEMAKANGWELGTGFLPKKEKFAVDTGGGGLGIFKRVPRERKEAAAQFVRFLARPENAAQWAVETGYMPVVPAAVKEPALVTLMKNDPTFTTAVRQLDLTRPCDQVRMMIPNANVRIYTALQRIWSANTPAQQAFSEVADQLRKGVDRYGPMIKEHL